The following proteins are co-located in the Polymorphospora rubra genome:
- a CDS encoding M23 family metallopeptidase encodes MGRVAVCVTVGVAGLLLLITAATAGVVSSVPGGGAGGGSCLGTVTAPGAVPAGLSAEQARNASVIVTVGERLRVPARGWVVAVATALQESSLINHGHLGPNNDHDSLGLFQQRPSQGWGTPAQVMNPEYAAGKFYERLVTVPGWERLPLTEAAQQVQRSAYPDAYARHERRATEIVAAYTGGTLPVCDGAPMSASGWTRPVAGTAGSGFRTGARPGHDGVDIMAAKGTVIRAAFDGVVVRVRCNIDGSSWEPTGRPMPCDRDGHPGLGGCGWYTEIRHADDIVSRYCHMVRQPIVRMGQTVIAGQPIGHVGSSGNSSGPHLHYEIHEGYPATENNAVDPVSFMYRKGLTL; translated from the coding sequence GTGGGACGGGTAGCCGTATGCGTCACGGTCGGGGTCGCCGGGTTGCTGCTGTTGATCACGGCCGCCACCGCCGGGGTCGTCTCCTCGGTGCCCGGTGGCGGCGCGGGCGGGGGCAGTTGCCTCGGCACCGTCACCGCACCGGGCGCCGTCCCGGCGGGGTTGTCGGCTGAGCAGGCTCGTAACGCCTCGGTGATCGTGACCGTGGGTGAGCGGTTGCGGGTACCGGCGCGCGGGTGGGTGGTCGCGGTCGCCACCGCTCTCCAGGAGTCCTCGTTGATCAACCACGGTCACCTCGGCCCGAACAACGATCATGACTCGTTGGGGCTGTTCCAACAGCGACCGTCGCAAGGATGGGGTACCCCGGCACAGGTCATGAACCCCGAATACGCCGCCGGAAAGTTCTACGAGCGCCTCGTCACCGTGCCGGGGTGGGAACGGCTACCGCTCACCGAGGCCGCACAGCAGGTGCAACGGTCGGCGTACCCGGACGCGTACGCCCGACACGAAAGGCGGGCAACCGAGATCGTCGCGGCGTACACCGGCGGGACGCTGCCGGTGTGTGACGGTGCGCCAATGAGTGCCTCGGGGTGGACCCGCCCGGTGGCGGGCACGGCCGGTTCCGGCTTCCGCACCGGCGCCCGGCCCGGACACGACGGGGTCGACATCATGGCAGCGAAAGGCACCGTCATCCGGGCCGCGTTCGACGGCGTGGTCGTGCGCGTGCGGTGCAACATCGACGGCAGCTCATGGGAACCCACCGGCCGCCCGATGCCGTGCGACCGTGACGGCCACCCGGGACTCGGCGGGTGTGGCTGGTACACGGAGATCCGTCACGCCGACGACATCGTTTCGCGTTACTGCCACATGGTGCGACAGCCGATCGTGCGCATGGGACAGACGGTGATCGCGGGGCAGCCAATCGGCCACGTCGGAAGCTCCGGAAACTCGTCCGGCCCCCATTTGCACTACGAGATCCACGAAGGCTATCCCGCCACCGAGAACAATGCCGTTGACCCGGTTTCTTTCATGTACCGAAAAGGCCTGACCCTGTAA
- a CDS encoding type IV secretory system conjugative DNA transfer family protein: protein MNTTNTKAPVPTAQPEDRRLNLVPLKERHGLGGKVIGVANAGPPMRVGISLPDCRYHLHALGPTGTGKTTLLMRMILDDVEAGRGVAAFDPAKGDLIRDLLARLPKDCGDRLVLIDPDERAAPPAINLLDPGVHGGSAHDVAANLTAVMAKVWSRWWGHRTADICYHGLLTLAHVEGATLTHLPRLLSDSTWRAERVNTATSKLNAWEGNTLGQFWEGFNELPATQRSGLVAPLLSRLRLVLAHPMANSLFGVPATTFSFADILDGGVLLARLPKGVLGEDGTRLVGSLLLAGLWQATTARARIREDERPDAMIVLDECHNFLHLPIGIDDALAEARGLHTSFVLAHQYLGQLSGDMVEAIDANARNKVYFALAPRDAIDQARHLRPYLDDGDLIRLGGYEVVLRPVASGRVVPPVTADTEPPPPAIAGRAGELRRAAREHTGLPVKQRRRLLSEAATASASTDSSAPVDAAVTDMVGRNTFAVQGEGSNERSNERSNEERNDHEQSGEHAPLNTPYAHVDGGEEDRWTGTD, encoded by the coding sequence ATGAACACGACCAACACCAAGGCCCCGGTCCCCACCGCCCAGCCGGAGGACCGCCGGCTGAACCTGGTGCCGCTGAAGGAACGGCATGGCCTCGGCGGCAAGGTCATCGGCGTCGCCAACGCCGGACCGCCGATGCGGGTCGGGATCTCCCTGCCCGACTGCCGCTACCACCTGCACGCCCTCGGGCCGACTGGCACGGGCAAGACGACGTTGCTGATGCGGATGATCCTCGACGATGTCGAGGCTGGACGTGGGGTGGCGGCGTTCGACCCGGCCAAGGGTGACCTCATCCGAGACCTACTGGCCCGGCTACCCAAGGACTGCGGTGACCGCCTGGTTCTGATCGACCCGGACGAACGGGCCGCGCCCCCGGCGATCAACCTGCTCGACCCGGGCGTGCACGGCGGCAGCGCGCACGACGTGGCCGCGAACCTCACGGCGGTGATGGCGAAGGTGTGGTCACGCTGGTGGGGACACCGCACCGCCGACATCTGCTACCACGGCCTACTCACCCTCGCCCACGTCGAAGGCGCCACCCTCACCCACCTGCCACGGCTGCTGTCCGACTCCACCTGGCGAGCCGAACGGGTCAACACCGCCACCAGCAAGCTGAACGCCTGGGAAGGCAACACCCTTGGCCAGTTCTGGGAAGGCTTCAACGAACTGCCCGCCACGCAGCGCTCCGGCCTCGTCGCTCCGCTGCTGTCCCGGCTGCGCCTGGTACTGGCGCATCCGATGGCGAACAGCTTGTTTGGGGTGCCGGCCACCACGTTCTCCTTCGCCGACATCCTCGACGGCGGCGTCCTGCTGGCCCGCCTGCCCAAGGGAGTGCTCGGTGAGGACGGCACCCGGCTGGTCGGCTCTCTGCTCCTGGCGGGGTTGTGGCAGGCCACCACCGCCCGCGCCCGCATCCGCGAGGACGAACGTCCGGACGCGATGATCGTGTTGGACGAGTGCCACAACTTCCTGCACCTGCCGATCGGGATCGATGACGCTCTCGCCGAGGCCCGCGGCTTGCACACCTCGTTCGTCCTCGCGCATCAGTACCTGGGGCAGTTGTCCGGGGACATGGTGGAGGCGATCGACGCCAACGCCCGCAACAAGGTGTACTTCGCTCTCGCTCCCCGTGACGCCATCGACCAGGCCCGGCATCTGCGGCCGTATCTCGATGACGGGGACCTGATCCGCCTCGGCGGCTACGAAGTCGTCCTCCGGCCCGTCGCGAGCGGGCGGGTCGTCCCACCGGTTACCGCCGATACCGAGCCCCCACCGCCGGCCATCGCGGGGCGTGCCGGCGAGCTGCGCCGCGCGGCCCGAGAGCACACCGGCCTGCCGGTGAAACAGCGGCGACGGCTGCTCAGCGAAGCCGCTACCGCCTCGGCCAGCACCGACTCTTCCGCCCCGGTTGACGCTGCGGTCACGGACATGGTGGGCCGCAACACCTTCGCTGTTCAGGGCGAGGGTTCTAACGAGAGGTCTAACGAGCGATCCAACGAGGAACGCAACGACCACGAACAGTCGGGTGAACACGCCCCCTTGAACACGCCATACGCGCACGTGGACGGTGGTGAGGAGGACCGGTGGACCGGAACCGACTGA
- a CDS encoding replication-relaxation family protein translates to MAAELGRLTPRDRLLLDLLDQHRTFTTDQLVDLAFGSVGRARNRLNTLHDRDILDRFRHYHRPGSQAWRWTLGPVGAAIIAAGRDEALPRPAAVRDATARLAMSPTLVHLVTVNGFFVALTAHARTRLGARLVRWWNEARCREACGNLVRPDGHGVWSDNGPAVPFWVEADLGTETLSRVVGKLTGYAALPPRWAYPVLFWLPTTAREANLHAHLRRAGVPDGVTVATATADHAAASGGPAGPVWRIVGHPDRVSLAGLPAPGGDGAPWDG, encoded by the coding sequence GTGGCCGCCGAACTCGGTCGGCTTACTCCCCGAGACCGGCTCCTGCTCGACCTGCTCGATCAGCACCGGACGTTCACCACCGATCAGCTCGTCGACCTGGCCTTCGGGTCGGTCGGTCGTGCCCGCAACCGACTCAACACCCTTCATGATCGAGACATCCTCGACCGGTTCCGCCACTACCACCGGCCCGGCTCGCAAGCATGGAGGTGGACCCTCGGCCCGGTCGGCGCGGCCATCATCGCGGCCGGACGCGACGAGGCGCTACCCCGTCCGGCCGCCGTACGCGACGCCACTGCCCGGCTCGCGATGTCTCCGACATTGGTGCACCTGGTGACCGTGAACGGGTTCTTCGTCGCGCTCACGGCTCATGCCCGCACCCGGCTCGGCGCACGTTTGGTGCGGTGGTGGAACGAGGCACGCTGCCGTGAGGCGTGCGGGAACCTGGTACGCCCGGACGGGCACGGCGTGTGGTCCGACAACGGCCCGGCGGTGCCGTTCTGGGTCGAGGCCGACCTCGGCACCGAAACCCTCTCGCGCGTGGTGGGCAAGCTGACCGGCTACGCCGCGTTACCGCCCCGCTGGGCGTATCCGGTGCTGTTCTGGCTACCCACCACCGCCCGGGAAGCCAACCTGCACGCCCACCTACGGCGGGCCGGGGTGCCGGACGGGGTGACCGTGGCCACCGCCACCGCCGACCACGCCGCCGCGTCCGGCGGCCCGGCGGGGCCGGTCTGGCGCATCGTCGGGCACCCCGACCGGGTGAGTCTGGCCGGGCTGCCCGCACCGGGCGGGGACGGTGCGCCGTGGGACGGGTAG
- a CDS encoding DUF932 domain-containing protein: MAHELETFANGQTAFASARLSAWHQLGTVTDACMTAQEVMSKAWLGGWEVRKIAIQGIEITDKGVTKVDCPDKYMTVRTNPVTGATEYLGVVGEDYSVVQNEQVAETLNLLVDESGAHFETAGSMRKGRSVFVTMKLPTAMQIAGVDDMDLYLAATTSHDGTAALRLDATPVRIVCANTQALAYRRSVSSYTFRHTSNVTSKIAEARQALGLMWKAFRDFETEAEKMINESLTMGEFEKIVAQVWPLADDASDTAKNNAKQRTATLRYLLRDADTQKAIKGTRWAGYQAVTEYIDHFAPAKTDLARATRALTGAGADLKARAFELLAV, from the coding sequence GTGGCACACGAACTCGAAACGTTCGCCAACGGCCAGACGGCGTTCGCCTCCGCGCGGCTGTCCGCCTGGCACCAACTCGGCACCGTCACCGACGCCTGCATGACCGCGCAGGAGGTCATGAGCAAGGCATGGCTCGGCGGCTGGGAGGTCCGCAAGATCGCAATCCAGGGCATCGAGATCACCGACAAGGGGGTGACGAAGGTCGACTGCCCCGACAAGTACATGACCGTGCGGACCAATCCGGTCACCGGCGCCACCGAGTACCTCGGCGTGGTCGGCGAGGACTACAGCGTGGTCCAGAACGAGCAGGTCGCCGAGACCCTCAACCTCCTGGTCGACGAGTCCGGCGCGCACTTCGAGACGGCCGGCTCGATGCGCAAGGGCCGGTCGGTCTTCGTGACCATGAAGCTGCCCACCGCGATGCAGATCGCGGGGGTGGACGACATGGACCTGTACCTCGCGGCCACCACTTCGCACGACGGCACCGCCGCGCTTCGCCTCGACGCCACCCCTGTTCGGATCGTGTGCGCGAACACGCAGGCCCTCGCGTACCGGCGGTCGGTCAGCTCGTACACGTTCCGGCACACCTCGAACGTCACCAGCAAGATCGCCGAGGCGCGGCAGGCCCTAGGGCTGATGTGGAAGGCGTTCCGCGACTTCGAGACCGAAGCCGAGAAGATGATCAACGAGTCGCTGACCATGGGCGAGTTCGAGAAGATCGTCGCGCAGGTGTGGCCCCTCGCCGACGACGCCTCCGACACGGCGAAGAACAACGCCAAGCAGCGTACGGCGACGTTGCGGTACCTCCTCCGCGACGCCGACACCCAGAAGGCGATCAAGGGCACCCGGTGGGCCGGCTACCAGGCCGTCACCGAGTACATCGACCACTTCGCCCCCGCCAAGACCGACCTCGCCCGCGCCACGCGGGCGCTGACCGGTGCCGGTGCGGACCTCAAGGCCCGCGCGTTCGAGCTGCTGGCGGTCTGA
- a CDS encoding DUF2637 domain-containing protein yields MTAKQLRWMQWAVRATLALGVAASVTANILHAQPNPVSQSIAAWPPLALLITVELVTRVPVHRRSLGIIRIAAASAIAAIAAWISYHHMVGVVARYGETGTVPYLLPLSVDGLIIVASVSLVELTARRRELERQPRPAPPEEPPSTAPTESATPTSARSSGDHRATTPTDRTILRQRQPTDTALDSPRGEDASIDGKHTPAHHESGGVRSHNPDAEPHDVPDSTDESDIDLALGLPADLIPLMPAARTARDQLTPEGQTVSRDALARRLRHNGHSIRNSGVSELLAAIRQEEQPVNGSHPARPV; encoded by the coding sequence ATGACCGCCAAGCAGCTCCGGTGGATGCAGTGGGCCGTGCGGGCGACGCTGGCCCTCGGCGTCGCCGCCTCGGTCACCGCGAACATCCTGCACGCCCAACCCAACCCCGTCTCCCAATCCATCGCCGCATGGCCGCCCCTGGCCCTGCTCATCACCGTCGAACTCGTCACCCGCGTACCGGTCCACCGACGATCCCTCGGCATCATCCGGATCGCCGCCGCCTCAGCCATCGCTGCCATCGCCGCCTGGATCAGCTACCACCACATGGTCGGAGTAGTCGCCCGATACGGCGAAACCGGCACCGTGCCCTACCTCCTGCCCCTCTCGGTAGACGGCCTGATCATCGTCGCCTCAGTCTCCCTCGTGGAACTAACCGCCCGGCGCCGCGAACTCGAAAGGCAACCGCGACCAGCACCACCTGAGGAACCGCCCAGCACCGCCCCAACCGAGTCCGCAACCCCGACATCCGCGAGATCGAGCGGTGATCACCGCGCCACGACGCCAACCGATCGGACGATCCTGCGGCAGCGTCAGCCAACCGACACCGCCCTGGACAGCCCGCGTGGCGAAGACGCATCCATCGACGGTAAGCACACGCCCGCCCACCACGAATCGGGCGGCGTGCGCAGCCACAACCCCGATGCCGAACCGCACGATGTCCCCGACTCGACGGACGAGTCCGACATCGACCTAGCCCTCGGTCTCCCCGCCGACCTGATACCCCTGATGCCCGCCGCCCGCACCGCCCGCGACCAACTGACCCCCGAAGGCCAGACGGTCAGTCGGGACGCCCTCGCACGACGGCTACGTCACAACGGCCACTCCATCCGCAACAGCGGCGTGTCTGAACTACTCGCCGCAATCCGGCAAGAGGAGCAGCCAGTCAACGGCTCCCACCCCGCCAGGCCGGTATAG
- a CDS encoding MarR family transcriptional regulator — MSPNTNAAPTTTTAATVARTLANHPDGITVRDLAAEARVGQSTASKALAAMEADGTATRTPGPTNGNRKSADIWHPATTSATDEPTPADDATDAAPDATDEPASGDDATAATDEPTPGGDATDATPDAADEATPADDANGGGGADESALPEAPVSGAPVSGVPVSGVPVAPRQPDLKVLIMAGVLGGHPNGITADSAINESGLSVVMGDTILAAMEVAGVARRLPVDGDGNELWVIGDGDLATVDPANAPTHTTCPTCGHTRKIRRPSARRTTSTGRTSGEINSDGSAKLGKNELRNRVEAFMRDLGPGHEVTPGTVAREIGGRSPGAVRNGMDKLTGLGVLVLTREAPETYALADNPPAPTAEVRAFLAPPETDDTTADETATDEAAAAPVTA; from the coding sequence ATGTCCCCAAACACCAACGCCGCGCCGACCACCACCACCGCCGCCACCGTCGCCCGGACCCTCGCCAACCACCCCGACGGCATCACCGTCCGTGACCTCGCCGCCGAGGCCCGGGTGGGGCAGTCCACCGCATCCAAGGCCCTCGCCGCGATGGAGGCCGACGGCACCGCCACCCGCACCCCCGGCCCGACCAACGGCAACCGCAAGAGCGCCGACATCTGGCACCCCGCCACCACCTCCGCGACCGACGAGCCGACCCCGGCCGACGACGCTACCGACGCGGCGCCGGACGCGACCGACGAGCCGGCCTCGGGCGATGACGCCACCGCCGCGACCGACGAGCCGACCCCCGGCGGCGACGCCACCGACGCGACCCCGGACGCCGCCGACGAGGCGACCCCCGCCGACGACGCGAACGGGGGCGGTGGGGCGGACGAGTCCGCGCTGCCGGAGGCCCCTGTGTCCGGTGCGCCGGTATCGGGGGTGCCGGTGTCGGGGGTGCCGGTCGCCCCGCGTCAGCCTGACCTGAAGGTGTTGATCATGGCTGGTGTGTTGGGCGGTCACCCGAACGGCATCACCGCCGACAGCGCGATCAACGAGAGCGGTCTGTCGGTCGTCATGGGCGACACGATTCTCGCCGCGATGGAGGTTGCCGGGGTCGCGCGTCGCCTGCCGGTCGACGGGGACGGGAACGAGTTGTGGGTCATCGGGGACGGCGACCTCGCCACGGTGGACCCGGCCAACGCCCCGACTCACACCACGTGCCCGACGTGCGGTCACACCCGCAAGATCCGCCGCCCCTCGGCCCGGCGTACCACCAGCACCGGCCGCACGAGCGGCGAGATCAACAGCGACGGGTCGGCCAAGTTGGGCAAGAACGAGTTGCGTAACCGGGTCGAGGCGTTCATGCGCGACCTCGGCCCCGGCCACGAGGTGACCCCGGGCACCGTCGCCCGTGAGATCGGCGGGCGCAGCCCCGGGGCGGTCCGCAACGGCATGGACAAGCTGACCGGGCTCGGTGTGCTGGTCCTGACCCGTGAGGCCCCGGAAACGTACGCCCTCGCGGACAACCCGCCCGCCCCGACCGCCGAGGTTCGCGCGTTCCTGGCCCCGCCGGAGACCGACGACACCACCGCCGACGAGACCGCCACCGACGAGGCCGCCGCCGCGCCGGTCACGGCCTGA
- a CDS encoding PrgI family protein, producing MSRHADEAPMRARVPADIERPDRIAFGLSGRQLVILAVTGLLLYAAWTAVATVVHPLVFAAGGLPVAAGAYLLAVGRRDGSSLDAWVLAALRHRRSPRRLVPADGPVIPAPAWVATTAGPGDRLPLPAPLRLPAKGMTGDGLIDLGADGTTGLVAASTVAFGLRTPGEQNGLVAGFARWLHSLDGPTQIVVRAQRVDLTYLADRFLAAAPGLPHPALEEAARAHVAFLDDLAGQRELLHRQVTVAVRSRRGAHHAAHHAAEAVRALAGCEVPARVLDGADAMVRLAASLDPTAPALTPHATSDGGDNL from the coding sequence ATGAGCCGCCATGCCGACGAGGCCCCGATGAGGGCTCGGGTTCCCGCAGACATCGAACGCCCTGATCGGATTGCGTTCGGCCTGTCGGGACGCCAGTTGGTGATCCTGGCCGTCACGGGTCTGCTGCTCTACGCGGCGTGGACGGCGGTCGCCACGGTGGTGCATCCGCTGGTGTTCGCCGCAGGTGGGCTGCCGGTTGCCGCTGGGGCGTACCTGCTCGCGGTCGGCCGCCGTGACGGCAGCAGTCTCGACGCCTGGGTCCTCGCGGCGCTGCGGCACCGCCGCAGTCCGCGGCGGCTCGTGCCGGCCGATGGGCCGGTCATCCCGGCTCCGGCATGGGTTGCCACCACCGCCGGGCCGGGTGACCGGCTACCGCTGCCCGCACCGCTGCGGCTGCCCGCGAAGGGCATGACCGGCGACGGGCTGATCGATCTCGGGGCGGACGGCACCACCGGCCTGGTCGCCGCCTCGACGGTGGCCTTCGGCCTGCGGACCCCGGGGGAGCAGAACGGCCTGGTGGCCGGGTTCGCGCGGTGGCTGCACAGCCTCGACGGGCCGACGCAGATCGTAGTGCGGGCACAGCGGGTCGACCTGACCTACCTCGCCGACCGGTTCCTCGCCGCCGCCCCGGGCCTGCCGCATCCCGCGTTAGAGGAGGCCGCCCGCGCGCACGTGGCGTTCCTCGATGACCTGGCCGGTCAGCGCGAGCTGCTGCACCGGCAGGTCACCGTCGCCGTGCGTAGCCGACGTGGCGCGCACCACGCCGCGCATCATGCCGCCGAGGCGGTTCGCGCCCTTGCCGGCTGTGAGGTTCCCGCCCGGGTCCTGGACGGGGCGGACGCCATGGTGCGGCTTGCGGCCAGCCTCGACCCCACCGCCCCGGCCCTCACGCCCCACGCCACATCTGACGGAGGTGACAACCTGTGA
- a CDS encoding AlbA family DNA-binding domain-containing protein has translation MSLQIDTSSPLLLPSQLVELVRAVEGADEHDEHRWIEWKSSGLDPATAAGQAHIVKQIIGLANRQPTAAAQSAGGYGYLLVGVEPGEITGVTTVDPATLIGKVRSCIGDAVQWRPEYVQVDGKTVLIVIVDPPKPGDPICYTRKHIDKFQAGTIYVRHAGRTDQATPNDLDMLQARLLERTPSLQMSVAAIPATIEEVPDIRGAVDEWVVRRRPALAAARYRPASRRPGASSVDTTLGALIQTVQDTRTQEQYAAEVEQFLDETRPVLVDRGIWDLYRHEPASLVLTVRNPTDLGYAAVRLVVKVPGKVMSYPEELDNTLDGDRPDLPTAPSPSAHPRPVASSHNSTGRMTSHHVCPRSTFPARVLPTPCGIQNRSLSSTTSSNCAPTMK, from the coding sequence GTGAGTCTCCAGATCGACACCTCGTCGCCGCTGCTGCTGCCGAGCCAGCTCGTCGAACTCGTCCGGGCGGTTGAAGGCGCCGACGAGCACGACGAGCACCGCTGGATCGAGTGGAAGTCGTCCGGCCTCGACCCGGCCACGGCGGCCGGGCAAGCTCACATCGTCAAGCAGATCATCGGTCTGGCCAACCGTCAGCCCACCGCCGCAGCCCAGTCAGCGGGCGGGTACGGCTACCTCCTCGTCGGCGTCGAACCCGGAGAGATCACCGGTGTAACGACAGTGGACCCTGCAACTCTGATCGGGAAGGTGCGCTCCTGCATCGGCGACGCGGTGCAGTGGAGACCGGAGTACGTCCAGGTTGACGGGAAGACCGTACTCATCGTGATCGTGGACCCGCCGAAACCCGGCGATCCCATCTGCTACACCCGCAAACACATCGACAAGTTCCAAGCCGGGACGATCTATGTCCGGCACGCCGGCCGCACTGACCAAGCCACCCCGAACGACCTCGACATGCTTCAGGCCAGGCTGCTCGAACGCACTCCCAGCCTGCAGATGAGCGTGGCAGCGATACCGGCGACGATCGAGGAGGTCCCCGACATTCGCGGTGCGGTAGACGAGTGGGTGGTGCGGCGTCGACCTGCCTTGGCTGCTGCCCGCTACCGGCCGGCGTCGCGTCGCCCGGGGGCATCCTCCGTTGACACAACGCTCGGCGCGCTGATTCAGACCGTTCAAGACACTCGTACCCAGGAGCAGTACGCCGCAGAGGTTGAGCAGTTCCTTGACGAGACGAGACCCGTACTCGTGGATCGAGGGATCTGGGACCTGTACCGACACGAACCAGCGTCCCTGGTACTGACCGTACGGAACCCGACCGACCTCGGCTATGCCGCCGTACGGCTCGTCGTAAAGGTTCCAGGGAAGGTTATGAGCTATCCCGAAGAACTGGATAACACCCTCGATGGCGATCGTCCCGATCTTCCAACCGCCCCAAGCCCCTCGGCACACCCACGACCCGTAGCCTCTTCCCACAACTCAACAGGTCGTATGACCTCGCATCACGTATGCCCGCGCTCCACCTTCCCGGCCCGGGTCCTTCCTACACCGTGCGGGATACAGAATCGGTCACTATCGAGTACGACGAGTTCGAACTGCGCCCCCACGATGAAATGA
- a CDS encoding VirB4 family type IV secretion system protein: protein MSLLSELLPKRRRSAPESATILPGSPDAVEVDGRYVRVGDGYSATLAVVGYPAEVGPGWAEPILSYPGLVDAAFHIEPVPPAVASQRLRKQRGRFESSRRHDAARGRLDDPELDAAAADAAELAGRVARGEARLFRLGLYLTVHAASPNDLADRVAEVRSLAASLLLETAPLTWRQLQGWISGLPLAFDALAMKRVFDTDALAASFPFTSPDLPDTAGDSGMGVLFGLNLHSAGVVVWDRWAQSNYNAVILARSGEGKSYLAKLDLLRNLCLGVEAFVIDPEDEYLRLAAAVGGTVIRLAAAGVKINPLDLPPGDDDALNDRARFLHTLVTVMGSGDTAVSAPLPGDEARSLDVAVLAAYRGKGITTDPRTWRRPAPLLADVMAALEGTDDAGRRVAARLHPYVAGSMQGLFDGPTTTLARGHLVVFAIKDLPEQLHPVGTLLTLDTIWRTVRGATASGARPDVLRMVLVDEAWKLLSGGRGGVFLETLAKSARKYGVGLTVVTQDAADVLATKTGRAVVSNAATQILLRQAPQAIDAVAEAFGLTDGERAFLLSCQRGDTLLAAGSARVAFHSHASATEHELIVTGPVTGSPDRRR, encoded by the coding sequence GTGAGCCTGCTGTCCGAGCTGCTGCCGAAGCGGCGGCGTTCCGCGCCCGAGTCGGCCACGATCCTGCCCGGTTCCCCGGACGCCGTTGAGGTCGACGGCCGGTACGTGCGGGTCGGGGACGGCTACAGCGCCACGCTCGCCGTCGTCGGCTATCCGGCCGAGGTCGGCCCGGGGTGGGCGGAGCCGATCCTGTCTTACCCGGGCCTGGTCGACGCTGCCTTCCACATCGAGCCGGTCCCGCCGGCGGTGGCCTCGCAGCGGCTGCGTAAGCAGCGCGGCCGGTTCGAGTCCTCCCGCCGCCACGACGCGGCCAGGGGCCGCCTGGACGATCCCGAACTCGACGCCGCCGCGGCCGACGCCGCCGAGCTGGCCGGCCGTGTCGCCCGAGGCGAGGCCCGCCTGTTCCGCCTCGGCCTGTACCTGACCGTCCACGCCGCCAGCCCAAACGATCTCGCTGACCGGGTGGCCGAGGTGCGATCCCTCGCAGCATCGCTGCTGCTGGAGACCGCGCCGTTGACGTGGCGGCAGTTGCAGGGCTGGATCAGCGGCCTACCCCTCGCGTTCGACGCGCTCGCGATGAAGCGGGTCTTCGACACCGACGCCCTCGCCGCGAGTTTCCCGTTCACCAGCCCCGACCTGCCCGACACCGCCGGAGACAGCGGCATGGGCGTGCTGTTCGGGCTCAACCTGCACTCGGCCGGAGTCGTGGTCTGGGACCGGTGGGCGCAATCCAACTACAACGCCGTCATCCTCGCCCGCTCCGGGGAAGGGAAGTCCTACCTGGCCAAGCTCGATCTGCTGCGCAACCTGTGCCTCGGGGTCGAGGCGTTCGTCATCGACCCCGAAGACGAATACCTGCGCCTGGCCGCCGCGGTCGGCGGCACGGTCATCCGCCTCGCCGCGGCCGGCGTGAAGATCAACCCTCTCGACCTGCCGCCCGGTGACGACGACGCCCTCAACGACCGGGCACGGTTCCTGCACACGCTCGTGACCGTGATGGGCAGCGGTGACACCGCCGTCAGTGCGCCGCTGCCCGGCGACGAGGCCCGCTCGCTGGACGTCGCCGTGCTGGCCGCGTACCGAGGCAAGGGCATCACCACCGACCCGCGCACGTGGAGGCGACCGGCGCCGCTGCTGGCCGACGTGATGGCCGCCCTGGAGGGCACCGACGACGCCGGCCGCCGAGTCGCCGCCCGCCTGCACCCCTACGTGGCCGGCAGCATGCAGGGCCTGTTCGACGGGCCAACCACCACGCTCGCCCGAGGGCATCTCGTGGTGTTCGCCATCAAGGACCTACCCGAGCAACTACACCCGGTCGGCACGCTGCTCACCCTGGACACGATCTGGCGCACCGTACGCGGCGCGACCGCCTCCGGTGCTCGCCCGGACGTGCTGCGGATGGTGCTGGTGGACGAGGCGTGGAAACTGCTGTCCGGCGGTCGCGGCGGCGTGTTCCTGGAGACCCTCGCCAAGTCCGCCCGCAAGTACGGCGTCGGCCTAACCGTGGTGACCCAGGACGCCGCCGACGTGCTCGCCACCAAGACCGGCCGCGCCGTCGTCTCCAACGCTGCGACGCAGATCCTGTTGCGGCAGGCGCCCCAGGCGATCGACGCCGTTGCCGAGGCATTCGGACTCACCGACGGCGAGCGGGCGTTCCTTCTGTCCTGCCAGCGCGGAGACACGCTTCTCGCGGCTGGGTCGGCGCGGGTGGCCTTCCACAGCCACGCCTCCGCGACCGAGCACGAGTTGATCGTCACCGGCCCTGTCACCGGTTCGCCGGACCGCCGCCGCTAA